DNA sequence from the Salvia splendens isolate huo1 chromosome 19, SspV2, whole genome shotgun sequence genome:
gggccgtctcagggaggtcgtgggaaccaccgctactgccgctgaaatcaccggaatagttcagccgttgcttcttcggccagccagagtcgacacctactcggaacttttCGGAGTCGTTCaacacaagatagcagttccagtaggtgaagtccttgtacacccccttcagggggaaggctttctccgctatcctcctgcagtcgtcctcagtttgcccactgctcatcatgcggagggcgttggtgtacaagcccgaaaatcgggagaccgcaaccctgattcggtcccacgccttccggcaatcctccccattgcgtggcctcccctccgggcaaaacctctggtaggctgctgctatcttgccccacaagttgacgatcctctggttgttcgaaacgagaggatcgtcgcaaacactcacccacgccttggacagcgcgacgttctccgcgtccgtccacctcctccgtaccgcgttgtcgtcctcacccggctgcgaggactcgccgacccttttccccttgcatttcttctttggggcgccccgaccccgccctgcgccccccgtttgaacgggagcatccggaaTACCGGAAagatctatccccaagtcatcgaaggagaaagtgtcaaactgggccggaggcgcagcctccgttggcgtcgatgtgtgcgacgaaccagtccaaaaatcaaaactggggcgatagacgtcccccggtGTCCCCTGTGTCGCGGGCGTCcactgcgtcgccggtacccccccgggcatcatctgcatcccgggtgcccaccccggcatctggacactgggtgcccaccccgacatcgccgGAAACGCCCCCGGTGGACTCCCCCCAGCTggtatcccgggcatcatctgctgccacagGTACATGTTTTAGTATGGGTGCATCTGACTCgggtgcatctgactccatccacctcccacagggatcgggggagtttgagatccgctactccctgaagtaggctcgttgttgagatccatttaccgttgttgatcttgtacagaaatttagatagagagagtactcgttaatacaagtggtgcgaatgaaaatgacaggcaagtcgcgtatatataatgtttcggaaaaaaaaataaaaataaaaattcgcgctaggcgatccggacgctgcaatagcgcctagcgcaccgcctagcgccgcggaaccgctgagcgctaggcggttttttatcacgaaatccgctaggcggttgcaatagatcgcctagcgccggcgctcggctaggcggtgcgctaggtgttattgtggatgctcttataaataATGAAACATGTGACATGAATTAGAGATAAGATTGCTTGTTATGGATGACTAATGAGTAATAGCTGTCTGACTCAATTAATGATTAATAGATGACTAATGAGTAATAGATGACTGACTCAACTAATGATTAGGTGAGTCTCAAACTCAACTAAAAGCTAAGGGTGttcactataaggcggacacgcctaATAGTTCCgtcccagtttttgtccatagccccaattttgttgtctatagccccaaaattctatttccgtcactatagtggacacctccaatagcccccaaattttataatcaattttcatttttaaatatttttagtttcaatcaagtgtaatttaaataattgcagtgtaaataactagaatacgaggtaattagggccgaatattcgttgtattgcaaaccgataaaattatacaacgaataattaaaataaaatacaactacaaaactccggcaccgtctactcggtgtcgaagtcggcttcctcgtcttcctcttcttcttcttctcctcccgctcctcctctctcgctgctgccggccgcggtatccccaggcgcattatcaaccaaccccagtcgactctcaatccgattgatgagcctcttgtagacgttcctgacgtacgggtcaATTTCCTCTGTGTATgacctgcatacgtcttgcagttgttgcatcaactgcacgtctatggtattggccaatacctcgtgaggttgcaccgtgggctgtgggattggggAGGGCTGTTGGATGCGCGATCCCGACGCGCCCGCCGATCGGCGGAAGGCCCTTCTAccccctctggcgctgcggatagaggcctgttgtcccATGGGCCGTCGTCGCCTAGTGTGAGTATCGACTGGCTCTTCGACTTGTtcgtcggactgctcgaactcTTGGGATCCGTTTCCACTGCTGTAGTCGCtggcaaggttgtgccttgtgcgcttTAGCCCAGGAGCTGTTCCCACCTCGTTCGCcacgatcgacctgaatttcggacaatccgcgaggacaagatactcttcccacaaggtgaacttcgACCAGCCCTCCGTGTGGTATTGGCCCTCAGACAGGTTCTTAACATCTGCTGCGCTgcggccactctcagcgtggcgaaggttgttctcgtatatggacgTGAACCGCTTGGTCGCATGGAAAATCCTACCCCACTTTTTCcggagctgttctgggtcgcgccTCTCGGCGCCGTCGGGTTTGAACTCCTCGTATGCAAACATGACGCGCCTCTAAAAGCTCCCCTCGGCCTGATCTGTGCCCACCACGGAATCTGAAGTGATAGCATCCCAAGCCTTCGCCACGACAATGCTCTCGTCTTTGGTGTATGGCTTGCCCCGGTTGGACCCAGAACCAGAGCCACCGCTACCGCCAGTGCCACTGCCCTCGCCAATCGGAATGCCGGCCCCGCTGCCCGTGCACCCACCGACGTGGCCGGTGCCACGACTGTCGCCTCCGCCCCTACTGCTTCCGCCCCGACTGTCGCTACctcctcgggtcggaacgggCGTTTCCAGCCGTGCTGCCGGCGTATCTGGGATGCCAGAACTGAGCATACCCATCATAGTATCAAACACGTCTTGATCTGCCTCGGTGAAcggagattggctggcttggaaaggggaacccggacgcggctggtgaagcgtgtctaggttgggtctgtaatctccaaatgcaTAACGACTCAGATTCCGTTGTAACGGTGGCggagttggagaagacctccacgactgagatggaggaaggggtggactcgatgcccacggtgggggagattgattccaactccaatgCTGGGACGGAGGTGCATATCCGCCAAAGTCCGACGACTGagaagcatatccgccaaaACCCGATGGCTGCAAAGGATAGCCCGAGGGGTTTGATGGATTgctgccatatcccgattcctgagagtcggatgattcgtcgtctcctcggtgcattttttagagagtggttgtgtagatagtgagtggatgaattttgtgaaaatggtgaaaaataggtggtggggagtggtatttatagaggaaaaaaataaaaaataaaatttgaaaatcgcGCCGCATGCGCCGCGGCGGATGTCCCCACTATGGTCgtcgcgcctataggcgcggctaagaccccccccccccccgccgcgtcctcgccccgcacccgGCGATCGCCTGTCCGCCTACCATCGCCACGTCCGCCCCCGGGGCAGACAACCTTGCCACTATAGCCCGCCCGCCCGTAGAGCCGCGTCCACtccatagtggataccctaataAAAGATCAAAGAACATGGTTTCTAATGTTGATACAAGATTCTTAAATCCAAACCACACATGACCATTGGATGACCTTCAGGCTGCTAATAAAATTATTGAGTCCAGTCAAAAGCTAGAAATGACGGTAGTTCgtatagtataaaataataaagagaaACGTGAccgttccatagtaattgagtcatttttgtCTTTTTTCGTACCTTTAATAGTAGTGTAGTCACttatctttttagtaaaagtcaataaacttctcataatttattttactctctcttactttattctctctacttttttcatttcctattttattctttatttacttaactcacgtaacacaatttttttaaaattgtatgCCAAAAAGAAACCCCTCCACTACGGTGAAACAAATGGAGGTGAAAATCGATCACCGCTCTCATTTAGCTttgttatttacttattttatataTCTAATTTATCTCTATATAATACTCTAAAAATTGCTATTAATAATGTTGGCAatttaaacataaaaatgaatataataatatctcacatcggtgtacacaatgAGCTTAattcactatataagtctcatgggcctctcttcctatcaccaattggttttaggatggaactcatgtatttctatcatggtatcagagcgggtcgccgactgtgggtcatatttaactgacccagcagtatatctgggctgaaaccgaaaaaaatgactgaccctccagtataactgggctgaaaattttggCCAGTGGTCTAATCGATCGGAAAAAAGATTGGGCccattgtccaatcgatcataaaaaagtccaacccctccaagattcacaTTAAAAGGTTTGAGGGagagtgttggcaattgaaatataaaaatgaatataataatagcacacatcggtgtacacaaagagcttaatccactatataagtctcatgggcctctcctctcctcctatcacaaattggttttaggatggaacccataaATTTCTatcaaataatattaattttgcaGCTTACGCTTAAAATATTCactatattaattttatcattcatttataaccagaaaaaaaaataataattgagtttaacttaataatattttttatagaaatagaattaaaataaatgtgCAACATAAAGAACGAATAATACCCCACTTCTGTGTGGAGTATTAAACGAGATCGTTTCTCAGTTGATACCTACTTCATTTATTACCTAGCATAATCATTTAAAATACTAACAAAACATCCCCTAAAGGGAAT
Encoded proteins:
- the LOC121780141 gene encoding GPI-anchored hemophore cfmA-like, with amino-acid sequence MGMLSSGIPDTPAARLETPVPTRGGSDSRGGSSRGGGDSRGTGHVGGCTGSGAGIPIGEGSGTGGSGGSGSGSNRGKPYTKDESIVVAKAWDAITSDSVVGTDQAEGSF